CaacttataaaattatatatatatggttaaCATCTTTTCCCACAcgagtttttaaattttaatttcttttatttttaataatttgtatatttaatttttttatataaaaaaatatgtctataaataaaatagatataaaGCGTACATACATGTGTGTGTGAATACCCTCAAATATTTGTAAATAATAAGGTGAATTTACTTGTTATATAtcgactaaaatttttatatatgaataattttaatatgaatataaaaatatttaattattttagtattttgtagAGTTGTGGTGGAAGTATAAAACGTTATTggtattttgtaataaaaaaattaattataaaaaaataaaatattactgacattttgtaataaattaaaaaatattattttaattattcaaaCATAAAATGTTATTGgcgttttattaaaaaatattattttaattgaaataatataaaacGTCACTGATATTTTGTACATGATCATAATAGTATTTAACACGCAGTTTAattcatcataaaaaatttcacttctaataatacaatattaaaaaaaaaaacttatatatcTTATTCCCCTACATGCATAATATGACAATGTCAATAATTATGCATGGTTTGATTAGTCTTATCAACAAAAAGGAGACCGATACTAGAATATATAATAATGAGTTTAcatttacaataaaaatatgtGCATATAAAACTGGCTGCGGATCTTTTGTGAGGTCAttgcatatataaataaataagacaaattaaattaaattaaagttggTCAAGCTAagctataatatatatatacacatacatAGAGTCTATAAAATGCAGAATCTGAGCTATAACAACATCATGCATGGTTCCAAATTTCAAAGGTGATGAATAGGAAAATCACTATTAGTTTACTGCTACTTCCCATCCATCACGTAATCTTTGGATCCAATAAGCTTCATGCATGTGGTTTCATTTCAAACCAAACTTGTTGCAATCGATGAAGACAGTCATGAGCTTTTTATAAAAAGGATCATCAAAAAACACCTATTATACTATATCTCTAACTACTCATCAAGTTTAGAATAATTCTTCCATAACAAACACTAGTAGTACTCTctagtcatcatcatcatcatctataACTATATATAGGTTTTAAagtatgaatttaattttgtatattttatacgTGTACCTAATCACATAACATTATATTAGTAAAAACAaaggttaagtacgattttagtctctaaaatataagtcaaaatttgttttttatccctaacttttttttattcaaaattattcctaaaatttaaaatcaatttttaaaatcgttctttttacttaaatactaaaattttggaCAAATTGtccataacaaaaaattataaaataaaaaaaagaaaaaaaaaagagaactgAGAATATTTCTACTCTtgaaaaggagaaggaaagaagaagggaaaagggaagaaaaagaataaattgtCTACGATCTACCTTTGCTTTCGCTTCTACCGTCATTTTCGTACAATTTTGGTCTCTAAAataaggacgattttaaaatcaagttaaactttagggacgattttgtatgaaaaaaaaaagttcggaacaaaaaaaatttcgacCTATACTTTAGGAaacaaaatcgtacttaacatTAAAAATAGCTACTTTTTATATTGACGGCGTGAATagtcatataaaaaaataattgtgattatatatctatataaaatattttacattatcagtatattaaaattaaccttTTAAAATAGATGCTATTAAAAATTGGTTTTATTACTGTTTAGTGATGAGGCTACCTTATTAGCTTGATGCACATGCAAATTAAAGGCTTATAAAGTTTTATTAGACGCTTAATATGGAAGTAAGGCAACCATGCATGCATGTTATTCATTCTTTCTATCTTTGATTGATTCTCTTTCTATCAAAATGTGTATTCATGCATGATTGCATGTTACTCGATTGTTCAAATAAATATATCGGAAAATCAAGCTATACCAATTAAAGTTagtttttttctaattaaagtgatttaaaaattttgagaaattctttttctttatgaagaaatttttttcacacaatttattttcttctttattttttctgtcttaccttttcaaattcaataattagcctttttattaattatttttaggcaTCTATTTTATCAACGTGCATGACATCAGTTATATTCTTAGATAACGAACATGAATGGCAAGATATTTAGTTTTTGTaatgagaattaaaatttaattttggagATTCACAAATTAAACTAATCTTCTATGATTCTAtgtttataaaagaaaaaataaataaatgacggCCTTTAAAAATTAGGTAATGTTATACATATAATCCTTTTTAATTTGTACCATTGAAAATAAGagtatcattttaatttattgacagtgtaaatttttttttgcagaATTCTctaattgcattaattttttatgagtaTACACATGGTAACAAAATATATACGTAAAACTTTTttaaaccaaaattaaataaaattaaaatttttaaactaatctCTTAAATGTAACTTAATCACCGGAAATATTGATGTAATCTATTATATCCaaaaggacattattatttggAAACATACAAACTTTTCGAAAATAAGTTTATCACCACAtcattttctttaattcatttaatttcttagGATTAACTAGGGTATTAAACTAATCTCCTGAGGATTGAGACAAAAGACAAATCCCCCCAAAAATGATATCCACAAAATCAAATACTTATCTTCTTTTAATTACGCAGttactttactattttataCTATATTTAAAGATTCACTTCAAGTGATCATGATGatacgaaaaaaaaaacaattaaattatagatgattataatactaataataaataataatgatgacAATATTATTCACCTATGATTATTATGATTATCAAGATCCAACAACAATGACATCATTGAACAGCACAACAAAACCTGGATGGGAAGgttccaaaaaataaataaatccccTAACTAAATCCTAGCCCTCCAATAACCTCATCAAACTCAATCACAAAACGCCACGTGGCACCCGAACAAATAACGTTAAAAATCCCCACCCTTGGATcaaccaagaagaaggacatgTAGGCCCCACGTGTCTCCCATCGGTTGATACTCAAAAACATTTTCCGTCAAACATAACGGCGTAAGACTAACGCCGTGAAGCCTTACCCAGTAGATGTATAAATACGACAACCTCAAACGCTGTCTCCCTCCTTCTCTAGTCTTCCCCCCTTCAACCTCGTCTCAATCTGTAACCGTAATTCTCTCCAATTTCTCGCGCTTCAAACAAAATCTTCAAAATATCGCCACCGTTCACTATCattcattattttcatattcTCATCCACGCGCGCGTACGATCCTCTGTTTCCAAAAACAGAGAAACTCTGCACCTCGCAGCTCAtcgattcttcttcttcttcttctgaatgCGATTCACCTTCCTTCAACTCCAATCTGAACCTCACACAAGGTAGTATTAATAGTAGTAGTAATGGTAGCAAAACCATTCTTCTTtatccactttttttttttttgtcttttttctttcattctctcTGCTTTCAACTTTTGTTTGTAGcgtcatttattttatttgcatatttgttAGCTCGATAAGACGATAACTAAGCTTCAGATCCCAACATTAGAGTCTCGTTTTATTGTGGTTATGAAGAGTTTAGCGTTTTTGCATTTGCATTATTTTCAGAGGGACAAAGGAGAAGGTGGTGGCAGAGGAAGCTGAAACGATTGTTTGGTAAGTCGTTTTCGAATAACCACTTTTTTTTCagcagagaaaaaaaaaggcaaacaaCATTATTGAATGTGCAGAGAAGAGTAAGaagaattcttcttcttctcattgttgttgttgttcttttatttgATCCTCCGCCCCCACACTTTTTCTGTTGTGTTTATATAATAATTCCTCTGCATGTGTCTGTTTGCCCCCCTTCCCCCCCTCTTCTTCTCACACACATTCAACTCGATTTGTCATTTTCAATATCTCAaccatatattaattaattaccaaCAAACACACTCAGTGAAATTTCCAAACAAAAATAGCCTCTACCTTGGTATCTCTATTTTACTActtctatatatattaattaatatgtcAATGTTTGTTTTAGAATTAAatgtatttattcatttatatatAGTAATAGTACAtggtttttgttgttttgtgtGAGAGTAAGGTGAGTGAGAAAGAATGTGTAGTGTAGCTGCTTTTTGGTGATGGTGTTGGAGAAtggggattgattgtgatttacacaaaagataaagagagagagagagagagaatcagaCTGAGTAGACGGGTGGGTGGAGGAGCAACAATCACCCCATTATGTGtcagaaaattaaaactaattaaattttgttcttcaattcaaaccacttttgccttgtttatttattattatagcaTCATTTGCTTTGCTTCATTGTTGTTTCTTGTTCAATTCTTTGTCTAACAAGGGGAAGAAGCTAAGGTCCCTTTGGCCTTTGCTTTTTGCTTCCCcacattttgttctttttttaatctctttatcttttctttctctccttttaATTAAACTCTTGgccctttcttctcttctttaattcattcatttcattctccttctctttgcttctttttggaTTCTGTGATCTCCTAAGCTCTGATCCCGAGCCTAAACATTCAAGATtgcttttcctttttggttTTCTACCTCAGGACCATCTTGTTTTGCCTCATTCGGCACCTcatttattcattcattcattcattcatttttatattatttattacatTATTCCCCTTCCTTCAGTTCCATTCCAACTTAGTTACATACTTTGCTCCTCTCATTCTCTTGTCACTGTTTTATTCAACAAACAAAAAAAGTGATTGTTTATTTTCCTCCCCTTACCTATTCTCAACTTTTTTTCTCCCTTgaatcaattatattatatataatgaccaataacaacaacaacaataatatcgacaagaataataaataaacacttTACTAAATTAGTACAAATGTACAatgcattgttgttattattgtccTAGTCCATTGAAAAACCAATGACAGTTGATatatagcttttttgttttacctAAATTTCTTTCCAACACCGGaactttaaatatttcttttgaATATCTAATTCAATGTGATGACCATTAaatgaatttgtttgttttggtgCAGGTATAATTAGGGGGaaagaaaaaagtatataaatatatatatatatagagagagagagaaaaagagtgaAAATGTTTACATGCATAGCTTGTACAAAGCAAACGGCGGAagagagggaagaagaaagccGTGAAGGTGGCACGCCCAGTACAAAAGAAGCCGTCAAAAGCCTGACCACGCAGGTTCCACCCTCCTCACTTTCTTCTCTTACCACCATTATTAATAACCACCATTAATGATACTCGAATCAATTATGTTACGTGTACATTCAAAATCAGTTATTTACGTGTAGATCAAAAATCAGTTATTTGATATATACATCTTGAAAAAAATACATGTAGAAGTGATattcttttaactttttttagaataaaataataaataaatttttaaaaatttatattttaaatagattaatttctaaaaaaatattaaaaatgtagataaattagtttaaattaaaatattttactctAATCATAACATTTATCATATTGAatgattttattagtattttttttaaaactaatatattcaaagtataaattttttaaggatTTATAAATGTGATTGTAGTGtagcatttttttaaataataaataaatttttaaaaatttgtatttttaaatagattaatttctaaaaaaaatatataggcgtagataaattaatttgaattaatatattttattctaataacAACATTTActatatattagtatttttttaaaaaaaactaatatatttaaagtataatttttttaaggatTTATAAATGTAATTTGTAGTGTagcattttttttttggctACCTACAAGTTTTGCTTTTGCAGCTTCTTTTTTTTCCATGTTGGTGAAAACTAACAAAATGAATAGCTATTAGGTTGGTGGGGGGGACCACATTTTGATTCTCTCTCTAACCTCCACGCATACCTATAAGCCCCCCCTACCTATGTGTTTACACAACTCCACACTCACAcatctttctctattttttatgCATATTAATATTCATCAGATGTTTTGTGATCTTGTCATGTCATAccacaaaaacaaaattattcatACAATCCAATTTTGTATACTATATTATAGGCATTTAGCCAAATTTGGTATACTTGTAGGTAAATTTGTCCTCTTCTTACTTCGTTTCATACttcaaagataaaaagatagttacaaaaatttcaattaaattagtccatttctaataataaaaccAAACCCAAATGCACGTTTATCCAATTAGATGTAGCTATATGCTTTTTACAACTTAGTTAATTAGAAAAATTTTCActtatgaaaaaagaaaatcatgGTCCAATAAGAATGCACATGACACACGGACACACGAGACATGTTTTTGTGAGTATCAAGGAGGAGGGAGATTGTTTAGGATGACGTTTGAAATGGGCCCACCTATGGTGTTGAAGAGGATGGTCCACTTGTTGCCATGTATTGGTCCAATTTATTGGTTTATTTAATGGCATGTGGTGTTACTGACCGGACGTGACCATCATGATCAACCAATCAATCCCCtatattccttcttcttctttgtagactttgatttgattttaCGGGGAAAAAATTCCAGCTTGTCAATTAGGTCCACTTATAATTGCACTTGTATAATACACCACCTAAGTTTGTTTTTAATCAAAAAATTCTATCATGATTGTGACATCTTTCATCTAGTAAGGGggtaaaaatttagaaaagttTTTAAGTAGGTGAAAACTCAATCTAATGGCTCttaactaatatttaaaaaggttaaaaattatttaattttaaaaatataaaaataaataattattaaataattaaaatttattataaaaaataagttagacAAAAATTAGATACCAAATTATAGTTTCTATAAAATTTACCAAATTTATAAAACATATGATAAAAAGCACAAACACATTGGCTTCAATTCTAACTACAGATGCCACATTTTAATaatcataacaataataatgcactattattcTCTTAATTCCTTGTATTTTGATTCCTAAAGTAAAAGCAATATAGCAGTATTAGTCTTTGGTCAAATATTCTCCAAAATTTGTGTGTGGATAATGGCAGCAGTGGGAACATGTTCAACACATCCATCGGTTTGGTTAATGTTAAGAAAAGATGTCTAGGACACAAGGGTATGCGAATCCATTGTATGGCCCATCCATGAATTCTTGTCGTcccactttttttttaatttgtttttaaagtattttattatatatcaatgcttttaaaaaaaagggggaaattAAATATGTATAGAGAAATTTGTTCATGATTGGACTATTTTCTTGATGGAAGAAAAGTATAGTGACATTTAACTATTAACTATTTGTGTTTTACAGTACTTGTTATATTAATTTCCTTTCAGTCAATGTTGCATGGAATTTTTATCCTTATCTAAATAGGTAGGCACTTTTTTAATTTGATGCCTATATATCCTAACAATTTAGAACCAAATGTATCTGAATtgtggaaaaaaaaattgacaattgATATTTGGATAGATATTGTTGGAGATATCTACAAATAGAAAATGCTTTCCATTTGGGGTACATAGATTGATTCTGTGACATATGTAATGTAACAATGTAAGGTTTCTGTAGGATATATAGTAAATGGTTTTTTCACACGTTAAGGTGATGTTGTTTTCACCCACTTGTATGTAGTGTTCTAGATATAACATAACAAGTACATTCTCCACTATCCTAGCTGTAAAGTATTTACATGGTGCTTTGAAAATGACCCAAGCCTGTGAAACCTTAAGACTCCATTCAGCTTCATCCAAACACACTTTTTTTGGTTTTGTATTTCAGAAACTTGCAGGGACTATGTTTCCCTACTTGTGTGTCATTTGGACAGATACTTTGTTATTCAGCAGAACCagtttcaattattttatttctcacttttaggtttaattaattaacttctAGAGATCTTTTTAGTTTGGCATAGTTTTTAATTAAGGActatagttttaaaatttttaatcaagtTTCTAGAGCAATTTTTTGTCACAGTTTTTTGTTGAATGGAATATATTTTTAGCTTAGACCTTAAccttatattaaaattagatataatagaaaaaaatataaaattatagaaagttAAAATTTTCACTAACAATGTTAACATGTTTTTTTAGGACATATGTTAGCTAAATTTCTTTGAAAAAACTATAGGGACATTTAGTACAATTAAACTACTTTTTATGGGATTggctttatttatattatagcAAGTTgtgaattttgtattttttcatgTTCTGGAAAGTGGAGAGAAGTGGTTATCCTTGCATGCCTTTCCTCCATTTAGTGGATCATTGGATGAGACAAAtgatattcaaattcaaaaagaaaaagaaatgtgTGTAGGGTGATCTACATTGGGGGGAAAGTGCCACTCAGGTGTCTAAGAAAGCCTTAAAACATTATTAAGATATAGTGAGTTTCTTTTATAGGGCCCCACCTGCATAGTTCTAATTATAGGAGTCAATGGTCAAAATACATGTAGATACAGAATATTTGTAACTATTCAGGAATCTATATTTTCCTAAAGTTATGATATCAGATACACATTTTGTTAAAGTTACATGATCTATTGTGATCTGTAAAAAGATGATTTATATTGAAGTTGTTGACCAAGTATATTTTTATGACTTTCATGAATTTTTAGATATGTTAAGCTTTTGTTGGCTTATTatcaattaatttgttttttaattttctagtaAGACTGAACAGTATTATTCTATTTGCCTCCaattatatatagttttaaaaatcaAGCAAATACAAATACCATATTTAAAAACTTTTACATCATTAAGCACCAGCAATTAAACTCTATTTGAATACAAGTTTGAATGTGTTGTTGTTAATCTGAATTTGATTGATGTTATATGCAGTTAAAGGACATGGCACTGAAGTTTTCAGGTGCATACAAGCAGTGCAAGCCATGCACAGGGTCAAGTACCTACAAGAAAGGACAGAGACCTTATCCTGATTTTGACACCATCTCAGAAGGGGTTCCATACCCTTATATGGGAGGTGCAAGCACAAGTTCAACCCCTGCTTGGGACTTCACTAGCTCCAATCATCCTGGTAGAACTGACCCAAGATTCATGAGATCATTTGGTGGAGACCAGACCCCTAGAGCTCGCGATTCGGCCTCAGTTTGTGATGTGGTGTTGGAGGATGAGGGTGAAGCCAAGGAGTGGATGGCACAAGTGGAGCCAGGGGTTCACATCACCTTTGTTTCTCTTCCTAATGGTGGAAATGACCTCAAAAGAATTCGCTTCAGGTTTCTTAAACACTCCATTATCCTTGTTAATTACATGTTTAGTGTATGCAAGATTATCAAACTCTCAAATTAACTCTAAATTTACAAGCATGCTAGTTGAGTGTTGTAACTTGGGACTCAAGCAACCTTAAAGAAAGTGCCAACCTTCAAGTTTCATACTTGTACACTAAATATGGGGATTTAGTTCTTCAAAtctaatcatttttttttttgaatttgaagccGGGAGATGTTCAATAAATGGCAAGCACAAAAATGGTGGGGGGAGAATTATGACAGAATCATGGAACTTTACAACGTTCAACGATTCAATCGACAATCTCTTAACACTCCTCCAAGATCCGAGGATGAGGTATGAAAGTACTATATAACAAGGTGAAAACTCAAGTACAgttaacttcatgtgaagttgatagctgagagCACCAGTCAACTCATTTAATGACTCTTATCTATCAACTTTTATATGAAGTTAACTGCATCTGAGTTTTCACTAACACGTAACAAACACAAATTGAATTCAAGATTTATAATGTGTTTGCATTGTTGCCATTGAACAGCCAAGGGATTCTACATACTCAAGATTGACATCAGCGCGAGAAAGTCCTATGACCTCATCTTTAAACAGAGATTGGACAACACCAAGGCATCACTATAAAcacttggaacaaggtggttCCGGCCACCAGTTCCATGCAGCAGGGTCATCCATGGAAGCATCAAGGACTACAACCTCTTCTAGAGACGAGCCTTCGGTGAGCAATGCGAGCGAGATGGAGACAGAGTGGGTAGAGCAGGATGAGCCTGGAGTTTACATCACAATCAGGCAGTTAGCCGATGGAACGAGGGAGCTTCGACGCGTGAGATTCAGGTAACATTAGTGCATATCAAGAACATGATCTAGAAAACTAACATGAttcttgttttatttgaattgaCACTTGAAGAACTAACTATTTCTGCAGCCGGGAAAGATTTGGGGAGGTAAATGCAAAGACATGGTGGGAGGAGAACAGAGATAGAATACAAGCTCAATACCTTTGAAGACATGAAAATTAAGGATGTCCTAAACAAAGATGGAATCCCCAATTTTGATTGGTAGTGATTATTGTAATGCAGCTTGTTACTTTTGGATTCTTTTGAAGTTTAGAGAGTCCTATACACAAAAACTAGTTAGTCCCTTCACACCATTGGTGATAGTCTCTGGCATATTATTAAGATTGACACTGTCTTATATTATACAGTGCCAAATTCTGAATTTGTTTTTGTGATCCCTATTTTTCCCAAAAGTTCAATCACCATGGGATTTGGAGGTctaatattttctttcattatattatatatataatatatatatatacatatctatatttgttttttaattctCTCCCTTTAATCTTGGTTTCTTACACTTTTCCTTTTGTCATTACAGTTGCTGttaattatcatttatttaATCACAACATAGTTGAAATCTTATGTTGACAAATTGTTTACATATCAACCAATCATGTAAGTTTCATGCATCCAACTTTaattctaaaaactaaaactaatacttcaaacaattcaatcgaaataataaaaacacTTAAATTTATGCAttctgaactaaaactaaatATTAAGCTTTAGCCTTGACTTTTAGAAACATCGCTGTATATGTTGGTATTAGTGACTCAATAGAGTTTCTCTACCCACTAAGCGACctttttaatagaataatacTAATTAATCTGTGAGGACATTTTCAATGATTAAACCTTAATTGTACGATTTTAACATCTTGAATAGTTTTGATTATGAAAAGAGAATAGCAACTATATAattaatgagttaaaataagAAATACTCACGTGTTAAAAGAGTATGGAGAGGATGTTATGGCTAATAAATAGAAAGTAAATATTGCTACTCACTTTATTTCcattaatttttacataaatatattaaactaTCATGTAAGAATGTTACTAATATAATAAAGAATGAAATTATCATCAAATGAGAGTGCAAAGTATTCACTtctcataaataaatataaatgttaTGTATACCAAAATCACTCCTAATATGTTTGTGtatgaaaaatatatgttatttaatttatttttaattatattaatagctgattttagtgattaattttaatatacatttagcatgacttaataaaacagaaagaatacgcaaagataataaaattgtaaaagaataatgaaagaaaagaaaaaataaaaaatttttattgattgttgattgattgaaaattataaacTATGAAGATAAAACTAAGTATATATAGAACATTCAcctataaaagataaaaacaaataaagataagataaagataaagataagataagataaagaataaaattataattgaatttgtgtATTCTGTTGAACTGAATTTGTGAGCCGTGAGAtgtctttattgttgtcatggaCTAAGGTGGAAGAGTGGTTTAATACGCCTCCGCAAGCTGGAAGATGACAGATGTCGAGAACACTAAGCTTATTCAGATTAAGATGGAAAGATTGAGAAGACAAAGACTTGGTGAAGATGTCAGCTAGTTGCTCAGAAGAGTAAATTGGGAGAAGTTTAATCACTCCAGCTTTTTGTCACCAAGTGATAATCAACCTCTAAATGTTTGGTTCGTTCATGAAAAACCAGATTAGCAGCAATACGAAGAGCACTCTGATTATCACAATATAAAACTAGTAGGCGGATAGGAGAGATGCGCAAAAATTGTAACATGTTTAGTATCATTGATGTTTACAAGTTGTGTTGACTAGTGCATGATATTATGCTTAACGGTGGTTTGTTTCTTGATCTTCCAAGAGACTAAAGAACTGCCTAGGAAGAAACAATAACTTGTTAAAGATGGTCGAGGAGGCCAATCAGAAGTGAATTTCTGATTCCCTTGAAAAAAAGTCCTTTGCCGGGACTAGTTTTCAGATCGTAACACATGCTTGCCCGTTTGAAGATGAGATTCAGTAGGAGATGCCATGAATTGACTTAACTGTTGAGTGGCATAGATGATGTTCGATCAAATAGTGGTGAGATAGATAAGACGGACAACTAAACGGCGATATACAAAAGGGTCAGATAGCAGGGACTTTTGTTTTGATGTAGTCTTGTGGTACTATCCATTGGAACATAGGCAGGTATAGCACTTAATAAACCAGAGTCTTCCAAAAGATCAAGACaatattttctctaaaataAGCAAATTTTCTTCACTGATTGAGCAACttaatattcaaaaaatattttaatgggCCCAAATCTTTAATTCAAAAGTGTTGATGACTAAACTAAGGGTTCGGTAAAAATCGATCCACTACACATTCCATAAATTCTATCCAATTCTCACCCACCACACCATCGAATATATAGCATTTTCCAAGAAATTGACATGATCCTCGACGAGGTGGAGGATCACACACACGAGCTTACGACTCATCACTTTAGTAATTACCTAATTGAGAAATTTCACATCAGGAGAGCTCTGATATCATAATAGAACGGAAAGAGTACCGAAAGAGTAtgcaaagataataaaattgtgaaaaaataataaaaaaaaatgaagaaatttattgattgttgattgattgaaaattataaacTATGAAGGTAAAACTAAGTATATATAGAGCATTCGTCTatgaaacataaagataagataaaataaagactaaaattataattgaatttatgtattttgttaAGTTGAATTTGTAGGCCATAAGAtgtctttattgttgtcatgaACTTTAAAGTGAAAGAATGACTTCATATGACTCAAATATTAGGTCCTAATCAATCTTATAGTATAAAACTTGCATATTAACATactttattttactaattttccattaaataaagcaaatatcattcaaatttgattgattttttcaattcaaacctTAATATTTGCAATTATTCGATTTCGGAGAGTAAATGGATACTTt
The Arachis duranensis cultivar V14167 chromosome 5, aradu.V14167.gnm2.J7QH, whole genome shotgun sequence genome window above contains:
- the LOC107487119 gene encoding protein BREVIS RADIX-like — translated: MFTCIACTKQTAEEREEESREGGTPSTKEAVKSLTTQLKDMALKFSGAYKQCKPCTGSSTYKKGQRPYPDFDTISEGVPYPYMGGASTSSTPAWDFTSSNHPGRTDPRFMRSFGGDQTPRARDSASVCDVVLEDEGEAKEWMAQVEPGVHITFVSLPNGGNDLKRIRFSREMFNKWQAQKWWGENYDRIMELYNVQRFNRQSLNTPPRSEDEPRDSTYSRLTSARESPMTSSLNRDWTTPRHHYKHLEQGGSGHQFHAAGSSMEASRTTTSSRDEPSVSNASEMETEWVEQDEPGVYITIRQLADGTRELRRVRFSRERFGEVNAKTWWEENRDRIQAQYL